The Pseudomonas protegens genome contains the following window.
GCGACTCGCCGGAAAGCGGCATGGTCAAGTTCTGCGAGAACGGCGCCAAGGCGGTCAACTGGGAGGCCACCAAGCGCCGGGTGGACGCGGCCTTCTTCGCCAGGCACAGCGTCACTTCGCTGCTGGAACAAAGTGATTACTGGCTGGAGTACCAGGGCCGGCTGACCGAGCCGATGCGCTACGACGCCGAGACTGACCGTTACCGGCCCATCAGCTGGGAAAACGCCTTCAGCCTGATCGCCCAGCACCTGAACAACCTGCCCAGCCCGGACATGGCCGAGTTCTACACCTCGGGCCGGGCCAGCAACGAGGCGGCGTACCTGTATCAACTGTTCGTGCGCGCCTACGGCACCAACAACTTCCCCGACTGCTCGAACATGTGCCACGAGGCCAGCGGCGTGGCCCTGGCGCAGAGCGTCGGGGTCGGCAAGGGCACCGTGACCTTCGACGATTTCGAACATGCGGACGCGATTTTCGTCTGGGGCCAGAACCCCGGCACCAACCACCCGCGGATGCTCGAACCGCTGCGTGAAGCGGTGAAACGCGGCGCCCAGGTGGTCTGCGTCAACCCATTGAAGGAGCGCGGCCTGGAACGTTTCCAGCACCCGCAGAACCCAATCGAAATGCTCACCAACGGCAATCGCCCGACCAACACCGCCTACTTCCGCCCGGCCCTGGGCGGCGACATGGCGCTGCTGCGCGGCATGGCCAAGTTCCTCCTGCAGTGGGAACGCGATGCGCAGAAAGCCGGCACAGAATCGGTGTTCGACCATGACTTCCTCAACGCCCACACCGCCCACGTCCTCGATTACCTGGGCACCCTCGACGACACCCCGTGGGAGCAGATCGTCGAGCAGTCCGGCCTGACCCTGGTGGAGATCGAGCAGGCGGCGCGCATGTACGCCAAAGGCAAGAACGTGATCATGTGCTGGGCCATGGGCATCACCCAGCACCGCCACTCGGTGCCGACCATCCAGGAAATCGCCAACCTGATGCTGCTGCGCGGCAACGTCGGCAAGCCCGGCGCCGGGCTGTGCCCGGTGCGCGGCCACAGCAACGTGCAGGGCGACCGCACCATGGGCATCAACGAACGCCCGCCGGTGGCCTTCCTCGATGCCCTGGAGCGGCGCTTCCAGTTCAAAGTGCCGCGCGACAACGGCCACAACGTGGTCG
Protein-coding sequences here:
- a CDS encoding FdhF/YdeP family oxidoreductase; translation: MSTHHQADQTPVARYKPYKGPAGGWGALISVAQAWLTSDNALKNIRMMLKTNQNGGFDCPGCAWGDSPESGMVKFCENGAKAVNWEATKRRVDAAFFARHSVTSLLEQSDYWLEYQGRLTEPMRYDAETDRYRPISWENAFSLIAQHLNNLPSPDMAEFYTSGRASNEAAYLYQLFVRAYGTNNFPDCSNMCHEASGVALAQSVGVGKGTVTFDDFEHADAIFVWGQNPGTNHPRMLEPLREAVKRGAQVVCVNPLKERGLERFQHPQNPIEMLTNGNRPTNTAYFRPALGGDMALLRGMAKFLLQWERDAQKAGTESVFDHDFLNAHTAHVLDYLGTLDDTPWEQIVEQSGLTLVEIEQAARMYAKGKNVIMCWAMGITQHRHSVPTIQEIANLMLLRGNVGKPGAGLCPVRGHSNVQGDRTMGINERPPVAFLDALERRFQFKVPRDNGHNVVEAIHAMLEGRSKVFIGLGGNFAQATPDSPRTFQALSNCDLTVQISTKLNRSHLAHGKDALILPCLGRTDIDQQAGGPQAVTVEDSFSMVHASNGQLQPLSAQMRSEPWIIAGIAAATLGSQPVDWSWLAADYGRIRDLIADTIPGFKDFNERLKHPGGFYLGNSAGSRQWNTPSGRANFRANLLPKDLIHERTRATGQLPDLILQSMRSHDQYNTTIYGLDDRYRGVKGQRDVLFANEADIIRLGFKPGQKADIVSLWDDGRERRVKGFTLLAFDIPAGQAAAYYPEVNPLVPLESTGDGSHTPTSKFIAIRLEAASDNGLIMARSA